A portion of the Clostridium gelidum genome contains these proteins:
- the zapA gene encoding cell division protein ZapA translates to MIKVTININGMNYNLTGEKDEKYLLGVANYVDTRIKEILSKKENLSTTAATVLAAVNIADELYECDFELDKAIKAKNNIDDENVLLKQKLDEINIQLENAQKEKLNIKDTFGKREGELNKRYENVEVTFNSLNNQIKELKTENENLKNEKKLITDEVKKNKNSNETLNKEIIELKNKNKILYKNIDESKNKEHKLNKNIQESNEQVTTLTNEITNINKEKDKISTQLNEISAKNLELNTQIEKLNEVKVDLDSKSLLLKEKTVLFESDYSVVYEELEKVKASLKCEIINKEAINKEYDLCKINLEKLNELYSEGNKELTECKESLENQININSEIESRLNMEKQELSNRIEELLLNKEELNNKINELIRNEEGLNNNLMAEKANISELTKIIDESNMEKADLNKQLNDLFEESDREIAECKEKISNLNKEHENCINQINLLIEEKENLEGEINKLNTDQENLNNEINNMSDINDQLSKEIETCDREKTVLNGEINKLKTDKDNLNNENNNMLTRNEELAQKIEECDMEKEVLEGEINKLMADQDILNNEINNMRAKNEELSNEIETCSLEKEALDNEINKLKADQDILNNEINNMRVNNEDLSSEIEIYRLEKEDLEGEINKLKTGRDILNNEINNMRVNNEDLSNEIEIYGLEKEDLESEINKLKTDQDILNNEINNMKNVKDKLSKEIEKSDREKDVLKEEIEITRSNNERVKYEANEAHEQSEEQINLKNIEIEGLSKTLATAESDLRRTKEELGSKERAVARLEKELDDKEGIFLNLKRQIEAKEKNLLVINQEFEDKISVLVKEKEEVTNENNKLNQESRTFQHKVFELQAKIIDTEIEVAKFKKEQVGPIVRRR, encoded by the coding sequence ATGATTAAAGTAACAATTAATATAAATGGTATGAATTATAACCTGACAGGAGAAAAAGATGAAAAATATTTGCTAGGTGTGGCAAATTATGTTGATACAAGAATTAAAGAAATACTATCTAAAAAAGAGAATCTTAGTACAACAGCAGCAACTGTTTTAGCGGCTGTAAATATTGCAGATGAACTTTATGAATGTGATTTTGAATTAGACAAGGCTATTAAAGCGAAGAATAATATTGATGATGAAAATGTTTTATTGAAGCAAAAATTAGACGAAATTAATATACAACTAGAAAATGCTCAAAAAGAAAAATTAAATATTAAAGATACATTTGGTAAAAGAGAAGGTGAATTAAATAAAAGATATGAAAATGTTGAAGTAACATTTAATTCATTGAATAATCAAATCAAGGAACTTAAAACAGAAAATGAAAATCTGAAAAATGAAAAAAAATTAATAACTGATGAAGTTAAGAAAAATAAGAATAGTAATGAAACTTTAAATAAAGAAATTATTGAATTAAAGAATAAAAATAAGATTCTTTATAAAAATATAGATGAATCTAAAAACAAGGAACATAAATTAAATAAAAATATTCAAGAATCTAATGAACAAGTAACTACTTTAACAAATGAAATAACTAATATTAATAAAGAAAAGGATAAAATAAGTACACAATTAAATGAAATAAGTGCTAAGAATTTAGAATTAAATACACAAATTGAAAAGCTTAACGAAGTTAAAGTTGATTTAGATAGTAAAAGTTTATTATTAAAAGAAAAGACTGTATTATTTGAATCAGACTATTCAGTTGTCTATGAAGAATTAGAAAAGGTAAAGGCAAGTTTGAAATGTGAAATTATAAATAAAGAAGCTATTAATAAAGAATATGATTTATGTAAGATAAACTTGGAGAAATTAAATGAATTATATTCTGAGGGTAATAAAGAACTTACTGAATGTAAGGAAAGCTTAGAAAATCAAATAAATATAAATAGTGAAATTGAATCTAGATTAAATATGGAAAAACAAGAATTAAGTAATAGAATTGAAGAATTATTATTAAACAAGGAAGAGTTAAATAACAAAATTAATGAACTAATTAGAAATGAAGAAGGATTAAATAATAATTTAATGGCTGAAAAAGCAAATATTAGTGAGCTAACTAAGATAATAGATGAAAGTAATATGGAAAAGGCTGACCTTAATAAACAATTAAATGATTTATTTGAAGAATCAGATAGGGAAATTGCAGAATGTAAAGAAAAAATTAGTAATTTAAATAAAGAACATGAGAACTGCATAAATCAAATTAATTTATTAATTGAGGAAAAAGAAAATCTAGAAGGTGAAATTAATAAATTAAACACAGATCAAGAGAATTTAAATAATGAAATCAATAATATGAGTGATATTAATGATCAATTATCAAAGGAAATTGAAACATGTGATAGAGAGAAAACAGTTTTAAATGGCGAAATTAATAAGTTAAAGACAGATAAAGATAACTTAAATAATGAGAATAATAATATGCTAACTAGGAATGAAGAATTAGCACAAAAAATAGAAGAATGTGACATGGAGAAAGAAGTGTTAGAAGGCGAAATTAATAAGTTAATGGCTGATCAAGATATCTTAAATAATGAAATCAATAATATGAGAGCTAAAAATGAAGAATTATCAAATGAAATAGAAACATGCAGCTTAGAGAAAGAAGCTTTAGATAATGAAATTAATAAGTTAAAGGCAGATCAAGATATCTTAAATAATGAAATCAATAATATGAGAGTTAATAATGAAGACTTATCAAGCGAAATAGAAATCTATAGATTAGAGAAAGAAGATTTAGAGGGTGAAATTAATAAATTAAAGACAGGTCGAGACATCTTAAATAATGAGATCAATAATATGAGAGTTAATAATGAAGACTTATCAAATGAAATAGAAATCTATGGTTTAGAGAAAGAAGATTTAGAGAGTGAAATTAATAAATTAAAGACAGATCAAGATATCTTAAATAATGAAATTAATAATATGAAAAATGTTAAGGATAAATTATCAAAGGAAATAGAAAAAAGTGATAGAGAGAAAGATGTTTTAAAAGAGGAAATAGAAATTACAAGAAGTAACAATGAAAGAGTGAAGTATGAAGCTAATGAAGCCCACGAGCAAAGTGAAGAACAAATTAATCTTAAAAATATAGAAATAGAAGGCTTAAGTAAAACTTTAGCAACAGCAGAATCTGATTTAAGAAGAACTAAAGAAGAATTAGGAAGTAAAGAAAGAGCTGTAGCAAGATTAGAAAAGGAATTAGACGATAAAGAAGGCATTTTCTTAAATTTAAAAAGACAAATAGAAGCTAAGGAAAAAAACTTGTTAGTTATAAATCAAGAATTTGAAGACAAAATTTCAGTATTAGTTAAAGAAAAAGAAGAAGTAACTAATGAAAATAATAAACTTAATCAAGAATCTAGAACTTTTCAACATAAGGTATTTGAATTACAAGCTAAGATAATAGATACAGAAATAGAAGTAGCAAAATTTAAAAAAGAGCAAGTTGGACCTATTGTTAGAAGAAGATAA
- a CDS encoding Mur ligase family protein — MSKINIKSILSILLSKITAFLSKHIFKGGSNFPGKIALKIDKSILKTVSKGYKVILVTGTNGKTTTTSMIYNILKENKFNVITNNTGANLYPGIVACFTLHYSFFKKNVDTYAVIEVDEANVKFIAEHLTPEIITVTNLFRDQLDRYGEVYTTLVKILEGVVKVPESKLVLNGDESLLGKLDVKNPIVYYGFNIPIKENTSIDINADAKFCKFCKSPYSYNLVTYNHLGDFYCPKCGYKRSGLNYAVNKIFDLTPENSSVLINDTEVFISQSGAYNIYNALCAFAISKELGVEDSVIKASLQNQSSSFGRQEQITIEDKDIQIILVKNPAGYNQALDTLALNQNEFSALFMLNDNYADGRDVSWIWDVDFEKISTLKIEDVFVSGVRMYDMAVRLKIAGLNVDKFILEEDYEALTEKIKNSVSKKIYILATYTAMINYRKYLHSKGYINKLW, encoded by the coding sequence GTGAGTAAAATAAATATTAAGTCTATTTTAAGCATATTATTATCAAAAATTACTGCATTTCTGTCAAAACACATTTTTAAAGGTGGTAGTAATTTCCCTGGTAAAATAGCATTAAAAATTGATAAATCAATCTTAAAAACAGTAAGCAAAGGATATAAGGTAATTTTAGTAACAGGAACTAATGGTAAAACAACTACAACTAGCATGATTTACAACATATTAAAAGAAAATAAATTTAATGTTATTACTAATAATACTGGTGCTAATTTGTATCCAGGAATTGTAGCTTGTTTTACTCTACATTATTCTTTTTTTAAAAAGAATGTAGATACTTATGCTGTAATAGAAGTTGATGAAGCTAATGTAAAGTTTATTGCAGAACATTTAACTCCAGAAATAATAACTGTAACTAATTTATTTAGGGATCAATTAGACAGATATGGGGAAGTTTATACAACTTTGGTTAAAATCTTAGAGGGCGTAGTTAAGGTACCAGAATCTAAATTAGTTTTAAATGGTGATGAGTCTTTACTTGGAAAATTGGATGTTAAAAATCCAATTGTTTATTACGGTTTTAATATACCAATTAAAGAAAATACTTCTATAGATATAAATGCTGATGCAAAATTTTGTAAGTTTTGCAAATCTCCTTATTCATATAACTTAGTTACTTATAATCATTTAGGAGATTTTTACTGTCCAAAGTGTGGATATAAACGTTCTGGGCTTAATTATGCTGTAAATAAAATCTTTGATTTAACTCCTGAAAATTCTTCTGTATTAATTAATGATACTGAAGTTTTCATAAGTCAATCAGGTGCATATAATATTTATAATGCTTTGTGTGCTTTTGCTATTTCAAAAGAACTTGGCGTAGAAGATTCAGTAATCAAAGCTTCTCTTCAAAATCAAAGTTCAAGCTTTGGTAGACAAGAGCAAATTACTATAGAGGACAAGGATATACAAATTATATTAGTTAAAAACCCTGCTGGATATAATCAAGCATTAGATACCCTTGCTCTTAATCAAAATGAATTTTCAGCACTATTTATGTTAAATGATAATTATGCTGACGGGCGTGATGTTTCTTGGATATGGGATGTAGATTTTGAAAAAATATCAACGTTAAAAATAGAAGATGTTTTTGTATCAGGAGTTAGAATGTATGATATGGCAGTAAGATTAAAAATTGCTGGTTTAAATGTTGATAAATTTATTTTAGAAGAAGATTATGAAGCGTTAACTGAAAAGATTAAAAATTCAGTTTCTAAAAAAATATATATACTTGCAACTTATACTGCAATGATTAATTATAGAAAATATCTTCATTCAAAAGGTTATATCAATAAATTATGGTAA
- a CDS encoding type 1 glutamine amidotransferase, which produces MELTICHLYPDLLNVYGDVGNVLILKHRAALRGIDVNIINCSLGDSIDEENVDIIFFGGGQDFEQSIVSNDLNEIKKEALTSYIENNKVLLAICGGYQLLGKYYTAPNGEKIEGIGILDVYTDGGDTRFIGNTEIFNETFNETYVGFENHSGRTYINNHTPLGKCIHGYGNNGEDGFEGCIYKNTFGSYFHGSFLSKNPEFADRLLTLALKNKYGDEIQLNSLNDEFELKAKKSMLERLK; this is translated from the coding sequence ATGGAATTAACTATTTGTCACTTATATCCCGATTTATTAAATGTATATGGTGATGTGGGTAATGTACTTATTTTAAAGCATAGAGCAGCACTTAGAGGCATTGATGTAAATATAATCAATTGTTCTTTAGGAGACAGTATAGATGAAGAAAATGTGGACATTATTTTCTTTGGTGGTGGCCAAGATTTTGAACAATCCATAGTTTCAAATGATTTAAATGAAATAAAAAAAGAAGCTTTAACGAGTTATATTGAAAATAATAAAGTTCTTCTTGCCATATGTGGCGGATATCAACTACTGGGAAAATACTATACTGCACCAAATGGTGAAAAAATAGAAGGAATTGGAATTTTAGATGTTTATACTGATGGTGGTGATACTAGATTTATTGGAAATACTGAAATATTCAATGAAACCTTCAATGAGACTTATGTAGGCTTTGAAAATCATTCAGGCAGGACTTACATAAATAATCATACGCCCCTTGGAAAATGCATTCATGGATATGGTAATAATGGAGAAGATGGATTTGAAGGATGTATATATAAAAATACTTTTGGCTCATACTTCCACGGTTCTTTTCTTTCAAAAAATCCTGAATTTGCAGATAGGCTTTTAACTTTAGCATTAAAAAATAAATATGGTGACGAAATACAATTAAATTCATTAAATGATGAATTTGAACTAAAAGCAAAAAAATCGATGCTCGAAAGATTGAAATAA
- a CDS encoding D-alanyl-D-alanine carboxypeptidase family protein yields MKKNLILKALALTLSLSLFSPLTTASYAANSTTKTETAAQSLPEITAESALVMDLETGEIIYCKDADSKRYPASTTKLLTGLLLAQNKNRTDQLEYTKSAKAQPEYSLNINYMHNSMKVGDKILADDIMKGLLLFSGNDTAYVIADNVSGDSKSFAELMNKKAKELGANNSNFITANGLHDENHYTTAYDLSLITKAAFADPWVKETMELPKAPININNSKIILENRNLTLGKNGNIAGKTGTTNEAGGCLATVYERSGRQLIGIVLKDKQINLLDMTKFNDMDSIMNYGYAATKETYKTNGENIGTAEVQYKPFIVFGPTKTITVPLKLAQDVSYYKNTINDAESQITYKVTDSNAWNLLSNKETTLTYSTRNYTETVKGTVDVSLGAIVNDNLITYIATIVAIIIVITLIALIKNMASNSKRKKNRYTNGSRKRRR; encoded by the coding sequence TTGAAGAAAAATTTAATATTAAAAGCACTTGCATTAACCCTTTCTCTTTCTTTATTTAGTCCATTAACTACAGCAAGCTATGCAGCAAATTCTACAACTAAAACTGAAACTGCCGCACAAAGCTTACCCGAAATTACTGCTGAATCAGCTTTAGTTATGGATTTAGAAACTGGGGAAATAATATATTGTAAAGATGCTGATAGCAAAAGATATCCAGCTAGTACAACTAAGCTTTTAACAGGTTTATTATTAGCTCAAAACAAAAATAGAACTGATCAGCTTGAATATACTAAATCAGCAAAGGCACAACCTGAGTATTCTTTAAATATCAATTATATGCATAACTCTATGAAAGTTGGAGATAAAATATTAGCTGATGATATAATGAAAGGATTATTATTATTTTCAGGTAATGATACTGCATATGTAATTGCAGACAATGTTTCAGGTGATTCTAAATCATTTGCTGAATTAATGAATAAAAAAGCAAAAGAACTTGGTGCAAATAACAGTAATTTTATTACTGCTAATGGATTACATGATGAAAATCATTATACTACTGCATATGATCTTTCATTAATTACAAAAGCTGCTTTTGCAGATCCTTGGGTAAAAGAAACTATGGAACTTCCAAAAGCTCCTATAAACATAAATAATTCTAAAATAATTCTAGAAAATAGGAATTTAACTCTTGGTAAAAATGGTAATATTGCAGGAAAAACTGGAACAACTAATGAGGCTGGCGGATGTTTAGCTACTGTATATGAGAGATCTGGCAGACAATTAATAGGTATTGTTCTTAAAGATAAACAAATTAACCTTTTAGATATGACTAAATTCAATGATATGGATTCTATTATGAATTATGGTTATGCTGCCACTAAAGAAACTTATAAGACAAATGGAGAAAATATTGGAACTGCTGAAGTACAATATAAACCTTTTATTGTTTTTGGACCTACAAAAACTATTACAGTACCACTTAAATTAGCTCAAGATGTATCTTACTATAAAAATACAATTAATGATGCTGAATCTCAAATCACTTATAAGGTCACAGATTCTAACGCATGGAATTTACTTTCTAATAAAGAGACTACGTTAACTTATAGTACAAGAAATTATACTGAGACAGTTAAAGGGACCGTAGATGTTTCACTTGGTGCAATAGTTAATGATAATTTAATTACATATATAGCTACTATAGTAGCTATCATTATTGTGATTACTTTAATTGCTCTGATTAAAAATATGGCATCTAATTCAAAACGTAAAAAGAACCGTTATACTAATGGTTCTAGGAAAAGAAGAAGATAG
- a CDS encoding flavin reductase family protein: MDKIDFKGSVILNPVPVVLITSKNNAGKTNVFTVGWTGTINTKPPMLYISIRPERLSYEYIKESMEFVVNLPSSDLVKKVDYCGVRSGKKNDKITEMGFTLKEAHNVSTPYIDECPVNIECKVKNIIPLGTHDMFIAEVVASHVNEDLLDEKGKIHFENANMMSYCHGEYFPLSKNPIGSFGFSVMKKKTKKRRRLNVDSKK, encoded by the coding sequence ATGGATAAAATTGATTTTAAAGGAAGTGTAATTCTAAACCCAGTACCTGTGGTTTTAATTACTTCCAAAAATAATGCTGGCAAAACCAATGTTTTTACAGTTGGATGGACCGGTACTATAAATACAAAACCGCCTATGCTCTATATATCCATAAGACCAGAAAGATTATCTTATGAATATATAAAAGAATCTATGGAATTTGTTGTAAACTTGCCAAGTTCTGATTTAGTAAAAAAAGTGGATTATTGTGGTGTTAGATCTGGCAAAAAAAATGATAAAATAACTGAAATGGGCTTTACTTTAAAAGAAGCACATAATGTATCAACTCCATATATAGATGAATGTCCTGTAAATATAGAATGTAAAGTTAAAAATATAATCCCACTTGGAACTCATGATATGTTTATAGCTGAAGTGGTTGCTTCTCATGTTAATGAAGACTTATTAGATGAAAAAGGTAAAATTCATTTTGAAAATGCAAATATGATGTCTTACTGTCATGGCGAATATTTTCCATTATCTAAAAATCCTATTGGTTCCTTTGGCTTTTCAGTTATGAAAAAGAAAACTAAAAAACGTAGACGACTTAATGTAGACTCAAAAAAATAA
- a CDS encoding YitT family protein, with protein MKILKEYGIITIGVILVLISLEFFFFPNKIASGGVSGLALAMNNIFKIDTGIVMIICNGILFVLAFVFIGGNFGIKSMYAAFGLSVALSVTEKIYKPIAFTNNLMLASIFGSVLLALGTAIMLTQDATTGGTSITAKILSKYGNIDFGKGLLISDSIVILIAMYTFGTELALFGLLSIYLTGTLIDKFIDGFYLSKQVMVFTEQEKLVSDYIIKTINKGCTVFYGKGGYTGKHNCMILTILSRSQFIKLKKFIKNNDSNAFITVSETSEVLGEGFKSLNE; from the coding sequence ATGAAAATATTAAAAGAATATGGAATTATAACAATAGGAGTAATATTAGTACTTATATCATTAGAGTTTTTCTTCTTTCCTAATAAAATAGCTTCAGGTGGAGTATCGGGATTAGCACTTGCAATGAATAATATATTTAAAATTGATACAGGAATAGTAATGATAATATGTAATGGGATATTATTTGTATTAGCATTTGTGTTTATTGGTGGGAATTTCGGAATTAAAAGCATGTATGCAGCATTTGGATTATCAGTTGCTTTATCAGTTACGGAAAAAATATATAAACCAATAGCTTTTACGAATAATTTAATGCTTGCGTCAATATTTGGAAGCGTACTTTTAGCCTTGGGAACAGCAATTATGCTTACTCAAGATGCTACAACAGGAGGAACTAGCATTACAGCAAAAATATTAAGCAAATATGGGAATATAGATTTTGGGAAAGGACTTTTAATATCTGATTCAATTGTAATATTAATTGCAATGTATACATTTGGTACAGAGTTAGCACTATTTGGGCTATTAAGCATATATTTAACGGGTACTTTAATTGATAAATTTATAGATGGTTTTTATTTATCAAAACAAGTTATGGTATTTACTGAACAAGAAAAACTTGTTTCTGATTATATAATTAAGACTATAAATAAAGGTTGTACTGTGTTTTATGGAAAGGGTGGGTATACTGGAAAACATAACTGCATGATTTTAACCATATTAAGTAGAAGTCAATTTATAAAATTAAAAAAGTTCATTAAAAATAATGATTCCAATGCATTTATTACAGTTAGTGAAACAAGCGAAGTTTTAGGTGAAGGGTTTAAAAGTTTAAATGAATAA
- a CDS encoding LrgB family protein has protein sequence MEIVTNNILFGVVLSLAAFEIGIFINRSTRIPILNPLLIAMAIVICFLFAFNINFDTYNKGGQVINMFLGPATVVLAVPLYKQLDLLKRHAKAILTGIFLGSIIGIVCIIGISHLVGLDENIIKSLVPKSVTTPIGIAVSSQLGGLVPITVLAIIVTGITGAVFGPTICNVFKIKDKVAIGVSIGTASHAVGTSKALQLGEIEGAMSSLSIGIAGIMTVIIAPLVYNASIFVYHMIK, from the coding sequence TTGGAGATAGTAACGAATAATATTTTATTTGGAGTAGTGCTTTCATTAGCAGCTTTTGAAATAGGTATATTTATTAACAGAAGTACAAGAATACCAATTTTAAATCCATTACTTATAGCAATGGCAATTGTAATATGTTTTTTATTTGCATTTAATATTAATTTTGATACATATAATAAGGGGGGGCAAGTTATAAATATGTTTCTTGGACCTGCAACTGTAGTACTTGCAGTACCTTTATATAAGCAATTAGATTTACTTAAAAGACACGCTAAAGCTATTTTAACTGGAATATTTTTAGGCAGTATTATAGGAATAGTTTGCATAATTGGAATATCGCATTTGGTAGGGTTAGATGAAAATATAATTAAATCATTGGTTCCTAAATCAGTAACAACACCTATAGGAATAGCAGTCAGCAGTCAGCTAGGTGGATTAGTTCCAATAACAGTACTTGCCATTATTGTTACAGGTATAACAGGTGCTGTATTTGGACCAACTATATGTAACGTATTTAAGATAAAAGATAAAGTGGCAATTGGAGTATCTATAGGAACTGCTTCTCATGCTGTTGGAACTAGTAAAGCGCTTCAACTAGGAGAAATAGAAGGGGCTATGAGTAGCCTTTCAATAGGGATTGCGGGAATAATGACAGTGATAATTGCACCGCTTGTATATAATGCATCAATATTTGTATATCACATGATAAAATAA
- a CDS encoding CidA/LrgA family protein, giving the protein MKLFREALIIFGIYLLGELLSSVLHLPIPGNILGMLILFILLCTKTVKVDNISNVTSFLLDHLSFFFIPAGVGLMTSIGIIKSTWWQILIVCISTTIIMIGVTGIIVQTILRKTKDKN; this is encoded by the coding sequence TTGAAATTATTTAGAGAAGCACTAATTATATTTGGAATTTATCTCTTAGGGGAATTATTATCATCAGTACTACATTTGCCAATACCAGGGAATATATTAGGGATGTTGATACTATTTATTTTATTATGCACTAAGACAGTTAAAGTAGATAACATTTCTAATGTGACAAGTTTTTTATTAGATCATTTATCTTTCTTTTTTATTCCTGCAGGAGTAGGACTTATGACCTCAATTGGAATAATAAAGTCAACATGGTGGCAAATATTAATAGTATGTATATCCACAACAATAATAATGATAGGAGTGACTGGAATTATTGTTCAAACAATTTTAAGAAAAACAAAAGATAAAAATTGA
- a CDS encoding ABC transporter permease, with amino-acid sequence MSKEHEVYLKKVKSTKRRIVITRILILVIFVGLWQIAASLKWIDPFLTSSPTRVIKSLVSLYEDGSLFKHIGITCYETILGFSLGTILGGLIAVILWSCPLVAKILDPYIVVLNALPKVALAPIIIFWIGNGMPAIIVIALLISVVTTIISVLTGFNEIDKEKIMLMNTFRASKTQILRYLIFPYSIPIFISALKINVGLSWVGVIMGEFLVAKNGLGFLIVYGGQVAQLDMVMMSIVILSIIAFVMYEMVAFVENRLVKDKN; translated from the coding sequence ATTAGTAAAGAACATGAAGTATATTTGAAAAAAGTAAAATCAACTAAAAGAAGAATTGTAATTACTAGAATCCTTATACTTGTAATTTTTGTTGGTTTATGGCAAATAGCTGCTAGTTTAAAATGGATTGACCCATTTCTAACTTCAAGTCCAACTAGAGTTATTAAATCTTTAGTATCCTTATATGAAGATGGAAGTTTGTTTAAGCATATAGGTATTACTTGTTATGAAACTATTTTAGGCTTTTCACTGGGAACAATATTAGGTGGATTAATTGCAGTAATTTTATGGTCATGTCCTCTTGTAGCAAAAATATTAGACCCATATATAGTAGTTTTGAATGCACTTCCTAAGGTTGCTTTAGCTCCAATTATAATTTTTTGGATTGGAAATGGTATGCCAGCTATAATTGTTATTGCACTATTAATTTCAGTAGTTACAACAATTATAAGTGTTTTAACTGGATTTAATGAAATAGATAAAGAAAAAATTATGCTGATGAATACCTTCAGAGCATCTAAGACGCAAATATTAAGGTATTTAATATTCCCATATTCTATTCCAATCTTTATTTCAGCATTAAAAATAAATGTAGGATTATCTTGGGTAGGTGTAATAATGGGTGAGTTCTTGGTAGCTAAGAATGGGTTAGGATTCTTAATAGTTTATGGAGGACAAGTTGCTCAATTAGATATGGTAATGATGAGTATTGTAATACTCTCTATAATTGCATTTGTTATGTATGAAATGGTTGCATTTGTAGAAAATAGACTTGTAAAAGATAAAAATTAA
- a CDS encoding ABC transporter ATP-binding protein: MSLLKISDVSMNYHSIKGETQALNNVNFKVNEGEFISILGPSGCGKSTLLNIMNGLLEPSSGYVLYKGEDIKSNLDKIGYMFQKDHLFEWNTVWENVILGLKIKKQLNDESKDRVNELLDAYGLLRFKNHYPSELSGGMRQRVALIRTLALKPEILFLDEPFSALDYQSRLLVCDDVYKIIKTEKKTAIMVTHDIAEAISISQKVIVLTKRPSNVKAEIPIDFENHNLTPFEKRRSPEFSGYFNRLWKELNDGNE, from the coding sequence TTGAGCTTGCTTAAAATATCAGACGTATCCATGAATTATCATTCTATTAAAGGCGAAACACAAGCTTTAAATAATGTTAATTTCAAAGTGAATGAGGGTGAGTTTATTTCTATATTAGGACCCTCTGGATGTGGCAAATCTACTTTGCTTAATATAATGAATGGACTTTTAGAACCATCTAGTGGATATGTATTATACAAAGGTGAAGATATAAAAAGTAATTTAGATAAAATAGGATACATGTTTCAAAAGGATCATCTTTTTGAATGGAATACTGTTTGGGAAAATGTAATTCTTGGATTGAAAATAAAAAAACAATTAAATGATGAATCAAAAGATAGAGTAAATGAATTATTAGACGCTTATGGATTACTAAGATTTAAAAATCATTATCCAAGTGAACTTTCTGGAGGAATGAGGCAAAGAGTTGCCCTTATAAGAACTTTAGCTTTAAAACCTGAAATACTTTTTTTAGATGAACCATTTTCAGCATTGGATTATCAATCAAGACTACTAGTATGTGATGATGTTTATAAGATAATAAAAACAGAAAAGAAGACAGCAATTATGGTAACGCATGATATTGCAGAAGCTATTTCTATATCACAAAAAGTAATAGTGTTAACTAAAAGGCCATCAAATGTAAAAGCTGAAATTCCTATAGATTTTGAGAACCATAACTTAACTCCATTTGAAAAGAGGAGATCTCCAGAGTTTAGTGGTTATTTCAATAGACTATGGAAGGAGTTGAATGATGGTAATGAGTAA
- a CDS encoding helix-turn-helix domain-containing protein, whose protein sequence is MRIDLTNEFRELPANTIAENLVRLRKLNNLTQQYLATALGISKSNISKYERGKLFPTKEMSMRLADFFNINNKYFYDNYFEAMDNFQQYISDLLKPDIYISKNQLCKLLGISKRTLYRYCYHNDLPSRTIFIKIQKHFNKD, encoded by the coding sequence TTGAGGATTGATTTAACAAATGAATTTAGAGAATTGCCTGCTAATACAATAGCTGAAAATTTAGTTAGACTTAGGAAGTTAAATAATTTAACCCAGCAATATTTAGCCACTGCTTTAGGGATTAGTAAATCCAATATTTCTAAATATGAACGTGGAAAGTTATTTCCCACAAAAGAAATGTCTATGAGATTAGCTGACTTTTTTAATATTAATAATAAGTATTTTTATGATAATTATTTTGAAGCTATGGATAACTTTCAGCAATATATATCAGATTTACTTAAGCCAGATATTTATATTAGTAAAAATCAATTATGTAAATTGTTAGGTATATCCAAAAGAACTTTATATAGATATTGTTATCATAATGATCTTCCATCTAGAACTATATTTATTAAAATTCAAAAACATTTTAATAAAGACTAG